One Oharaeibacter diazotrophicus DNA segment encodes these proteins:
- a CDS encoding ring-cleaving dioxygenase yields the protein MSGIHHVTAIASAARANIDFYTRVLGLRLVKRTVNFDDPGTWHFYFGDRDGAPGTLFTTFPWAHARAGRLGVGEVQETVFAVPEGAIGFWTHRLLAAGATVEDPASVFGARRLAFRDPDGMRLALAATPAAGDGAWTTAEIGVDEAIRGIAGVTLLVADAAPTAAVLTGALGFSAAGTEGAAARFVVPGATTGGIVDVRAVGGFPRGALGKGSVHHVAFRAADDAEQAAIVDRLAAEFGIHATEQKDRNYFRSVYFREPGGTIFEIATDAPGFAVDETPDALGTALKLPARYESRRAEIAAALPTIA from the coding sequence ATGTCCGGCATCCACCACGTCACCGCCATCGCCAGCGCCGCGCGCGCCAACATCGACTTCTACACCCGCGTGCTCGGGCTCCGGCTCGTCAAGCGCACCGTCAACTTCGACGACCCCGGCACTTGGCACTTCTATTTCGGCGACCGCGACGGCGCGCCGGGCACGCTGTTCACCACCTTCCCGTGGGCGCACGCCCGTGCCGGCCGGCTCGGCGTCGGCGAGGTGCAGGAGACCGTGTTCGCCGTGCCCGAGGGCGCGATCGGCTTCTGGACGCACCGGCTGCTCGCGGCCGGCGCGACCGTCGAGGATCCCGCCTCCGTGTTCGGCGCCCGCCGCCTCGCCTTCCGCGATCCCGACGGCATGCGGCTCGCCCTCGCGGCGACGCCCGCGGCGGGGGACGGCGCCTGGACGACGGCGGAGATCGGCGTCGACGAGGCGATCCGCGGCATCGCCGGCGTGACGCTGCTGGTCGCCGACGCCGCGCCGACCGCGGCCGTCCTCACCGGCGCGCTCGGCTTTTCGGCCGCGGGCACGGAAGGCGCCGCCGCGCGCTTCGTCGTGCCCGGCGCGACCACCGGCGGGATCGTCGACGTGCGTGCCGTCGGCGGCTTCCCGCGCGGCGCGCTCGGCAAGGGCTCGGTGCACCACGTCGCCTTCCGCGCCGCCGACGACGCCGAACAGGCCGCGATCGTCGATCGGCTCGCGGCGGAGTTCGGCATCCACGCGACGGAGCAGAAGGACCGCAACTACTTCCGGTCGGTCTACTTCCGCGAGCCCGGCGGCACGATCTTCGAGATCGCGACCGACGCCCCCGGCTTCGCCGTCGACGAGACGCCGGACGCCCTCGGCACCGCGCTGAAGCTGCCGGCGCGCTACGAGTCCCGCCGGGCCGAGATCGCCGCCGCCCTGCCGACGATCGCGTGA
- a CDS encoding ferritin-like domain-containing protein — protein sequence MNPIFDRLSADPAGAAARLDAGRRAFLRASGLAAASGVALGTGLVGTGEAEAAVSDADVLNFALNLEYLEAEFYLRAVFGEGLGASDVTGRGAAGAVTGGREVVFKDAAIKAFAAEIARDEHRHVQFLRKALGDAKVARPAINLTRGFDAAARAAGLVPADGHFDVFGSDDNFLLGAFLFEDVGVTAYKGAAALLTDKAVLSAAAGILAVEAYHAGEIRLMLLQRGLDARAAALSDARDAVDGSTDLDQPVRVNRLVNVVPTDGNGIAYGRTPQQVLGIVYVGGEANRYGFFPNRMNGAVR from the coding sequence ATGAACCCGATCTTCGACCGTCTCTCGGCCGACCCCGCCGGCGCCGCCGCCCGGCTCGACGCCGGCCGCCGCGCCTTCCTGCGCGCCTCCGGCCTCGCCGCCGCCTCGGGCGTCGCGCTCGGCACCGGACTGGTCGGCACCGGCGAGGCCGAGGCGGCCGTGTCCGATGCGGACGTCCTGAACTTCGCGCTGAACCTCGAGTATCTCGAGGCCGAGTTCTACCTCCGCGCCGTGTTCGGCGAGGGCCTGGGGGCGAGCGACGTCACCGGCCGCGGTGCGGCCGGCGCCGTCACCGGCGGACGGGAGGTCGTGTTCAAGGACGCCGCGATCAAGGCCTTCGCCGCCGAGATCGCCCGCGACGAACACCGCCACGTCCAGTTCCTGCGCAAGGCCCTCGGCGACGCCAAGGTGGCCCGCCCGGCGATCAACCTGACGCGCGGCTTCGACGCCGCCGCCCGCGCCGCCGGTCTCGTGCCGGCCGACGGCCACTTCGACGTCTTCGGCAGCGACGACAACTTCCTGCTCGGCGCCTTCCTGTTCGAGGACGTCGGCGTCACCGCCTACAAGGGCGCGGCCGCGCTCCTCACCGACAAGGCCGTCCTCTCCGCCGCCGCGGGCATCCTGGCGGTCGAGGCCTACCACGCCGGCGAGATCCGCCTGATGCTGCTGCAGCGCGGCCTCGACGCCCGGGCCGCGGCCCTCTCCGACGCCCGCGACGCCGTCGACGGTTCGACCGACCTCGACCAGCCGGTCCGCGTCAACCGCCTCGTCAACGTCGTCCCGACCGACGGCAACGGCATCGCCTACGGCCGCACGCCGCAGCAGGTGCTCGGCATCGTCTACGTCGGCGGCGAGGCGAACCGCTACGGCTTCTTCCCGAACCGCATGAACGGCGCCGTGCGCTGA
- a CDS encoding TrmH family RNA methyltransferase codes for MSDDRRPPKSPRPTRPRPGGDRQFRPRPKRERSAGDGLWLYGLHTVELALKNPRRRPLRLLATRNALMRLAERFEDGLPLEAEDASPMQLDKLLGSEAVHQGVALEVEPLEALRAADLSGADLVLALDQVTDPHNVGAILRSACALGVGAVITTARHSPAESGVLAKAASGALDLVPVMQVRNLGDTLEEMKAEGFQVVGLDSEAPAPLEDAALRGPVCLVLGAEGKGLRQRTRDICDVLARLDMPGPIKSLNVSNACVLSLYVVRRAITG; via the coding sequence ATGTCCGACGATCGCCGCCCGCCGAAATCCCCTCGCCCCACCCGTCCGCGCCCCGGCGGCGACCGTCAATTCCGGCCGCGGCCGAAGCGCGAGCGCAGCGCCGGCGACGGGCTGTGGCTCTACGGGCTGCACACCGTCGAACTCGCGCTGAAGAACCCGCGGCGCCGGCCGCTGCGCCTGCTCGCCACGCGCAACGCGCTGATGCGACTCGCCGAGCGATTCGAGGACGGGCTGCCGCTCGAGGCCGAGGACGCCAGCCCGATGCAGCTCGACAAGCTGCTCGGCTCGGAGGCGGTGCACCAGGGCGTCGCGCTCGAGGTCGAGCCACTCGAGGCGCTGCGCGCCGCCGACCTCTCCGGCGCCGACCTCGTGCTTGCGCTCGACCAGGTCACCGACCCGCACAACGTCGGCGCCATCCTGCGCTCGGCCTGCGCGCTCGGCGTCGGCGCGGTGATCACCACCGCCCGGCACAGCCCGGCCGAATCCGGCGTGCTCGCCAAGGCGGCCTCCGGCGCGCTCGACCTCGTGCCGGTGATGCAGGTGCGCAACCTCGGCGACACGCTCGAGGAGATGAAGGCCGAGGGCTTCCAGGTCGTCGGCCTCGATTCCGAGGCCCCCGCCCCGCTCGAGGACGCCGCCCTCCGCGGTCCGGTCTGCCTCGTGCTCGGCGCCGAGGGCAAGGGCCTGCGCCAACGCACCCGCGACATCTGCGACGTCCTCGCCCGCCTCGACATGCCCGGCCCGATCAAGAGCCTCAACGTCTCGAACGCCTGCGTGCTCTCGCTCTACGTCGTCCGCCGCGCCATCACGGGCTGA
- the tuf gene encoding elongation factor Tu yields the protein MAKEKFSRTKPHCNIGTIGHVDHGKTSLTAAITKVLAETGGATFKAYDQIDAAPEEKARGITINTAHVEYETQNRHYAHVDCPGHADYVKNMITGAAQMDGAILVCSAADGPMPQTREHILLARQVGVPALVVFLNKVDMVDDPELLELVELEVRELLSSYDFPGDDIPVIKGSALCALEGTNPALGHDAVLQLMQAVDAYIPQPERPIDQPFLMPIEDVFSISGRGTVVTGRVERGIVKVGEEVEIVGIRPTVKTTITGVEMFRKLLDQGQAGDNIGALLRGTKREDVERGQVLCKPGSVTPHTVFKAEAYILTKEEGGRHTPFFTNYRPQFYFRTTDVTGICTLPEGTEMVMPGDNVSMTVKLIVPIAMEEKLRFAIREGGRTVGAGVVASIIE from the coding sequence ATGGCCAAGGAAAAGTTCAGCCGCACGAAGCCGCACTGCAACATCGGCACGATCGGCCACGTCGACCACGGCAAGACGTCGCTGACGGCGGCGATCACGAAGGTGCTGGCGGAGACGGGCGGGGCGACGTTCAAGGCGTACGACCAGATCGACGCGGCGCCGGAAGAGAAGGCGCGCGGCATCACGATCAACACGGCGCACGTCGAGTACGAGACGCAGAACCGTCACTACGCGCACGTGGACTGCCCGGGCCACGCCGACTACGTGAAGAACATGATCACCGGTGCCGCCCAGATGGACGGCGCGATCCTGGTGTGCTCGGCGGCCGACGGCCCGATGCCGCAGACGCGCGAGCACATCCTGCTGGCCCGTCAGGTCGGCGTGCCGGCGTTGGTGGTGTTCCTGAACAAGGTCGACATGGTCGACGATCCGGAGCTCTTGGAGCTCGTCGAGCTCGAGGTCCGTGAGCTCCTGTCGTCCTACGACTTCCCCGGCGACGACATCCCGGTGATCAAGGGCTCGGCGCTGTGCGCGCTCGAGGGCACCAACCCGGCGCTCGGCCACGACGCGGTGCTGCAGCTGATGCAGGCGGTCGACGCCTACATCCCGCAGCCGGAGCGTCCGATCGACCAGCCGTTCCTGATGCCGATCGAGGACGTGTTCTCGATCTCGGGCCGCGGCACGGTGGTGACCGGTCGCGTCGAGCGCGGCATCGTCAAGGTGGGTGAGGAAGTCGAGATCGTCGGCATCCGTCCGACGGTGAAGACGACCATCACCGGCGTCGAGATGTTCCGCAAGCTGCTCGACCAGGGTCAGGCGGGCGACAACATCGGCGCGCTGCTGCGCGGCACCAAGCGCGAGGACGTCGAGCGCGGCCAGGTGCTGTGCAAGCCGGGCTCGGTGACGCCGCACACGGTGTTCAAGGCCGAGGCCTACATCCTGACCAAGGAAGAGGGCGGCCGCCACACGCCGTTCTTCACCAACTACCGTCCGCAGTTCTACTTCCGCACCACGGACGTGACCGGCATCTGCACGCTGCCGGAAGGCACCGAGATGGTGATGCCCGGCGACAACGTGTCGATGACCGTCAAGCTGATCGTCCCCATCGCGATGGAAGAGAAGCTCCGCTTCGCCATCCGCGAAGGCGGCCGCACCGTCGGCGCCGGCGTGGTGGCCTCCATCATCGAGTGA
- a CDS encoding NAD(P)/FAD-dependent oxidoreductase: MAGRPGIVVVGAGIVGAAIGRALARRGAAVTIVDAEPEVGGRATRASWAWINASWGNTLPYYTLRRASMAAWHALEREVPGLAVDWCGGLVWDLPPDELEAFAGDHAAWGYAIERLETPAIAALEPAIAPPPVAVSCPEEGVIDPVAATRALLDDAVAAGATLRLGTAVRRIATADGRVTGVEIDGGTVPADAVVLAAGTATDALAAPLGVTVPLRPAPGLVVRTRPQPPLVRRALIPPHMEVRQRADGSLLIAANLLDDDTDGARSAAHCIARAGELVSTPEPLVLDGWTVGLRPMPADGFPLVGAVAAVPGLHVAVTHSGVTLAAALGSMVAIEVLDGVRDPLLAPFALDRAMPA, translated from the coding sequence ATGGCGGGACGGCCGGGAATCGTGGTGGTGGGGGCCGGCATCGTCGGCGCGGCGATCGGGCGGGCACTCGCCCGGCGCGGCGCGGCGGTCACGATCGTCGACGCCGAACCCGAGGTCGGCGGCCGCGCCACCCGGGCGTCCTGGGCCTGGATCAACGCCAGCTGGGGCAACACCCTCCCCTACTACACCCTGCGCCGCGCCAGCATGGCGGCGTGGCACGCGCTCGAACGCGAGGTGCCCGGCCTCGCCGTCGACTGGTGCGGCGGCCTCGTCTGGGACCTGCCGCCGGACGAGCTCGAAGCCTTCGCCGGCGACCACGCCGCCTGGGGCTACGCGATCGAGCGGCTCGAGACGCCGGCGATCGCGGCCCTCGAACCCGCGATCGCGCCGCCGCCGGTGGCGGTGTCCTGCCCCGAGGAGGGCGTGATCGACCCGGTCGCCGCCACCCGCGCCCTGCTCGACGATGCCGTCGCCGCCGGGGCGACCCTCCGCCTCGGCACCGCCGTCCGTCGCATCGCGACCGCGGACGGCCGCGTCACCGGCGTCGAGATCGACGGCGGGACCGTCCCGGCCGACGCGGTCGTGCTCGCGGCGGGCACCGCGACCGACGCGCTCGCCGCTCCGCTCGGCGTCACGGTGCCGCTGCGCCCCGCACCCGGGCTCGTGGTCCGCACCCGGCCGCAGCCGCCGCTGGTCCGGCGCGCTCTGATCCCGCCGCACATGGAGGTGCGCCAGCGCGCCGACGGCAGCCTGCTGATCGCCGCCAACCTGCTCGACGACGACACGGACGGCGCGCGTTCCGCCGCCCACTGCATCGCCCGCGCCGGCGAACTGGTGTCGACGCCAGAACCGCTCGTCCTCGACGGCTGGACCGTCGGCCTCAGGCCGATGCCGGCCGACGGCTTCCCGCTGGTGGGCGCCGTCGCCGCGGTGCCCGGTCTCCACGTCGCGGTCACCCACTCCGGCGTCACCCTCGCGGCGGCGCTGGGCTCTATGGTCGCGATCGAGGTGCTCGACGGCGTGCGCGACCCGCTGCTCGCCCCCTTCGCCCTCGACCGGGCGATGCCGGCCTGA
- a CDS encoding DUF2325 domain-containing protein has translation MSAPTSAFLLEPSTWTPPPEATSPTRRRRASERLKIWDLPGTCHCVTIGTCLTLGDLRRTAVRLGLFQGVERMTDYELHGAYVHAMDGRNRASSAVQKLLEGKHAGMIRRAARCEDDAALEQLWDDAVGEGQIPGAFWALLTHPQLGPVLEKRIFGEVHMMSHLCGASHRGDARVITAVERQRAALRARLVAAEASQRATLGARDAEIVRLKRLVVALEPHLHAAAELREQVAALSGGAAVAAAEAARGEAERRAEAERARAADLEARLLAAEERTAEAERRADALAERLLEQTPTPVPVAACGAARCPLDLAGRRIAYIGGRPHTVARIRAFVERCNGCLLAHDGGVEQSPHLLDGILAQADVVFVPIDRVSHGAMERAKAECARRRALFAPLATCSLSSFAERLAGLPLQGGETDPAEA, from the coding sequence ATGAGCGCGCCGACGTCCGCCTTCCTGCTCGAACCCTCGACCTGGACGCCGCCGCCGGAGGCGACGTCGCCGACGCGCCGGCGCCGGGCGAGCGAACGGCTGAAGATCTGGGACCTGCCCGGCACCTGCCACTGCGTCACCATCGGCACCTGCCTGACGCTCGGCGACCTCCGCCGCACGGCGGTCCGCCTCGGCCTGTTCCAGGGCGTCGAGCGCATGACCGACTACGAGCTGCACGGCGCCTACGTCCACGCCATGGATGGACGCAACCGCGCCTCGTCGGCGGTGCAGAAGCTGCTCGAGGGCAAGCACGCCGGCATGATCCGCCGTGCCGCCCGCTGCGAGGACGACGCCGCGCTCGAACAGCTCTGGGACGACGCCGTCGGCGAGGGCCAGATCCCCGGTGCCTTCTGGGCCCTGCTCACCCATCCCCAGCTCGGGCCGGTGCTGGAGAAGCGCATCTTCGGCGAGGTCCACATGATGTCGCACCTGTGCGGCGCCTCGCATCGCGGCGACGCCCGGGTGATCACCGCCGTCGAGCGCCAGCGCGCCGCGCTGCGCGCCCGGCTGGTCGCGGCCGAGGCGTCGCAGCGGGCGACGCTCGGCGCCCGCGACGCCGAAATCGTCAGGCTGAAGCGGCTGGTGGTGGCGCTCGAGCCGCATCTCCACGCCGCCGCCGAGCTGCGCGAGCAGGTCGCCGCGCTCTCCGGAGGTGCCGCCGTCGCGGCGGCCGAAGCGGCCCGCGGCGAGGCCGAGCGTCGCGCCGAGGCCGAACGCGCCCGTGCCGCCGACCTCGAGGCCCGCCTCCTCGCCGCCGAGGAGCGGACCGCCGAGGCCGAGCGCCGCGCCGACGCCCTCGCCGAACGCCTGCTCGAGCAGACGCCGACGCCCGTGCCGGTCGCGGCCTGCGGCGCCGCGCGCTGCCCGCTCGACCTCGCCGGCCGGCGCATCGCCTACATCGGCGGCCGGCCGCACACGGTGGCGCGCATCCGCGCCTTCGTCGAGCGCTGCAACGGCTGCCTGCTCGCCCACGACGGCGGCGTCGAGCAGTCGCCGCACCTGCTCGACGGCATCCTCGCCCAGGCCGACGTGGTGTTCGTGCCGATCGACCGGGTCAGCCACGGCGCCATGGAACGCGCCAAGGCCGAATGCGCCCGCCGCCGCGCCCTGTTCGCGCCGCTCGCGACCTGTTCGCTGTCGAGCTTCGCCGAACGCCTCGCCGGGCTGCCGCTGCAGGGCGGCGAGACCGATCCCGCCGAGGCCTGA
- a CDS encoding energy transducer TonB family protein, producing the protein MREPLPRLAPAAPFAGLPALAEPAGGGASSARWTAGLALALALHGAAGLPFLGRAPDVPAPEAPEAAVMIDLPADLALPPLESVAAVAAPEIAATDAPPVEAAVPDAVAAETAEASAVETAETAPETADAFAVAAAPAPDAAETADATTVAPETTSSVAASETAAAAAVEAAPEAAAEGDIPLPVEPAEAVPTEVAEIAPAEAAPVEDAAPVETAAVETVEAVEPAPPVPPTRKPAPPRPPRPVAEAREQPATPRKTAKPVRPKTETARAAPRPAPSQAAVDGRAASGAGRPDPDAMARYLSSVRADIMRQRRSVRAAGRGKVAVVAFSIDASGALGAIALASSSGAPALDDAALAMVRRASPVPAMPAGFAAPLRTRLPVRFD; encoded by the coding sequence ATGCGCGAGCCCCTGCCCCGCCTCGCCCCCGCCGCCCCCTTCGCCGGCCTGCCGGCCCTCGCCGAGCCTGCCGGCGGCGGCGCGTCGTCGGCACGCTGGACCGCCGGCCTCGCGCTGGCGCTCGCGCTGCACGGCGCGGCCGGCCTGCCCTTCCTCGGCCGCGCGCCGGACGTCCCGGCCCCCGAAGCGCCCGAGGCGGCGGTGATGATCGACCTGCCGGCGGACCTCGCGCTGCCGCCGCTCGAGAGCGTCGCCGCCGTCGCCGCCCCCGAGATCGCCGCCACCGACGCGCCGCCCGTCGAGGCCGCGGTCCCGGATGCGGTGGCGGCCGAGACCGCCGAAGCGTCCGCCGTCGAGACCGCCGAGACCGCCCCCGAGACGGCGGACGCGTTCGCGGTCGCCGCGGCTCCTGCCCCGGACGCGGCCGAGACGGCCGACGCCACCACCGTCGCGCCGGAGACGACATCCTCCGTGGCGGCGTCGGAAACGGCCGCCGCCGCTGCGGTCGAAGCGGCACCGGAGGCCGCCGCCGAGGGCGACATCCCGCTGCCCGTCGAGCCGGCCGAGGCCGTCCCGACCGAGGTCGCCGAGATCGCCCCGGCGGAGGCGGCCCCCGTCGAGGACGCCGCGCCCGTCGAAACCGCGGCGGTCGAGACCGTCGAAGCCGTCGAGCCGGCGCCGCCGGTCCCGCCGACCCGCAAGCCGGCACCGCCGCGTCCGCCCCGGCCGGTCGCCGAAGCCCGCGAACAGCCCGCGACGCCACGGAAGACGGCGAAGCCCGTCCGCCCGAAGACCGAGACGGCCCGCGCCGCCCCGCGTCCGGCGCCGTCGCAGGCCGCGGTCGACGGCCGCGCCGCCTCCGGCGCCGGCCGGCCGGACCCGGACGCGATGGCGCGCTACCTCTCTTCCGTCCGGGCCGACATCATGCGCCAGCGCCGTTCCGTCCGCGCCGCCGGGCGCGGCAAGGTCGCGGTGGTCGCCTTCTCGATCGACGCCTCCGGCGCCCTCGGCGCCATCGCCCTGGCCTCCAGTTCCGGCGCGCCGGCCCTCGACGACGCCGCCCTCGCCATGGTGCGCCGCGCCAGCCCCGTGCCCGCGATGCCGGCCGGCTTCGCCGCGCCGCTGCGCACCCGCCTGCCCGTCCGCTTCGACTGA
- the exbD gene encoding TonB system transport protein ExbD, with protein sequence MAGRLDGGDDLAETHEINVTPFIDVMLVLLIIFMVAAPLSTVDVPVDLPGSTAAPAPRPEKPVYLSVKADLSLALGETAVATDALGPALDALTGGDRDERVFLRADRSVSYGDLTGVMNALRAAGYLKIALVGLETAPGSGVGALP encoded by the coding sequence ATGGCCGGACGGCTCGACGGCGGCGACGATCTCGCCGAGACCCACGAGATCAACGTCACGCCCTTCATCGACGTGATGCTGGTGCTCCTGATCATCTTCATGGTCGCCGCCCCGCTCTCGACCGTGGACGTGCCGGTCGACCTGCCCGGCTCGACGGCCGCCCCGGCGCCGCGGCCGGAGAAGCCGGTCTACCTCTCCGTGAAGGCCGACCTGTCGCTGGCGCTCGGGGAGACGGCCGTCGCGACCGACGCCCTCGGTCCGGCGCTCGACGCGCTCACCGGCGGCGACCGCGACGAGCGCGTGTTCCTGCGCGCCGACCGCAGCGTCTCCTACGGCGACCTCACCGGCGTCATGAACGCGCTGCGCGCCGCCGGCTACCTCAAGATCGCGCTGGTCGGGCTCGAGACCGCCCCCGGCTCCGGCGTCGGGGCGCTGCCGTGA
- the exbB gene encoding tonB-system energizer ExbB, producing MTAAHRLLAAAILALPAGAARAEDVVPVAGPVEATAAVAAATLPHDLSPIGMFLQADVVVKAVMLGLIAASLATWTVWLAKTLQLIAARHATRRDGRVLESCGSLVEAAERLGFARGVVARMVRAAATEARMSEGATGALRERVASRLERIEAAGGRAMNAGTGILATIGSTAPFVGLFGTVWGIMNAFVGISRAQTTNLAVVAPGIAEALLATAVGLIAAIPAVVIYNAFARQIAGYRAQLADVSAEIQRLVSRDLDRHRTLRRGAAE from the coding sequence ATGACCGCCGCCCACCGCCTCCTCGCCGCCGCCATCCTCGCCCTGCCCGCCGGCGCCGCGCGCGCCGAGGACGTCGTTCCCGTCGCCGGCCCGGTCGAGGCGACCGCCGCCGTCGCCGCGGCCACCCTGCCGCACGACCTGTCGCCGATCGGCATGTTCCTGCAGGCCGACGTGGTGGTGAAGGCGGTGATGCTCGGCCTGATCGCCGCCTCGCTCGCGACCTGGACGGTCTGGCTCGCCAAGACGCTGCAGCTGATCGCCGCCCGCCACGCCACCCGGCGCGACGGCCGCGTGCTGGAATCCTGCGGCAGCCTGGTCGAGGCGGCCGAGCGGCTCGGCTTCGCCCGCGGCGTCGTCGCCCGCATGGTGCGCGCCGCCGCCACCGAGGCGCGGATGTCGGAGGGCGCGACGGGCGCGCTGCGCGAGCGCGTCGCCTCGCGGCTGGAGCGGATCGAGGCGGCCGGCGGCCGGGCGATGAACGCCGGCACCGGCATCCTCGCCACCATCGGCTCGACCGCGCCCTTCGTCGGCCTGTTCGGCACGGTCTGGGGCATCATGAACGCCTTCGTCGGCATCTCCCGGGCGCAGACCACCAACCTCGCGGTGGTCGCCCCCGGCATCGCCGAGGCGCTGCTCGCCACCGCGGTCGGCCTGATCGCGGCGATCCCGGCGGTGGTGATCTACAACGCCTTCGCGCGCCAGATCGCCGGCTACCGCGCCCAGCTCGCCGACGTCTCCGCCGAGATCCAGCGCCTCGTCTCGCGCGATCTCGATCGCCATCGCACGCTCCGCCGCGGTGCGGCGGAGTAG
- a CDS encoding Tat pathway signal sequence domain protein: protein MPSRPRRIAVFAAASLLSATAARAEPAATPIAVELNKLDAADADCRATMLVTNGTDLRLDSLKLELVVFDANGVAGRRLAAEFGPLSKGKTVVKAFPVAGIGCAAISRVLLNGVLACGGASPTVDGCVDLVAVASRASAPLVK from the coding sequence ATGCCCTCGCGCCCCCGGCGCATCGCGGTGTTCGCCGCCGCGAGCCTCCTCTCCGCCACCGCCGCACGGGCCGAGCCGGCGGCGACGCCGATCGCGGTCGAGCTGAACAAGCTCGACGCCGCCGACGCCGACTGCCGCGCCACCATGCTCGTCACCAACGGCACCGACCTCCGGCTCGACAGCCTGAAGCTGGAGCTGGTCGTGTTCGACGCGAACGGTGTCGCCGGCCGGCGGCTCGCCGCCGAGTTCGGGCCGCTCTCCAAGGGCAAGACCGTGGTGAAGGCGTTCCCGGTGGCGGGCATCGGCTGCGCCGCGATCTCGCGCGTGCTGCTCAACGGCGTCCTCGCCTGCGGCGGCGCCTCGCCGACCGTCGACGGCTGCGTCGACCTCGTCGCGGTCGCGTCGCGGGCGTCCGCCCCACTGGTGAAGTGA
- a CDS encoding four-helix bundle copper-binding protein: MHAEIMIASHPQVRGGVDVALIRAVEACYDCAQTCTACADACLGEDAVADLVQCIRTDLDCADVCAATGRIASRRTGSDTPVVRAMLAACAEACDLCADECDAHAGMHEHCRICRDACRTCAEACRAAAEGMAPRVVI, translated from the coding sequence ATGCACGCCGAAATCATGATCGCCAGCCATCCGCAGGTCCGCGGCGGCGTCGACGTCGCGCTGATCCGGGCCGTCGAGGCCTGCTACGACTGCGCCCAGACCTGCACCGCCTGCGCCGACGCCTGCCTCGGCGAGGACGCCGTCGCCGACCTCGTCCAATGCATCCGCACCGACCTCGACTGCGCCGACGTCTGCGCCGCCACCGGCCGCATCGCCAGCCGGCGCACCGGCTCCGACACGCCGGTCGTCCGCGCCATGCTCGCCGCCTGCGCCGAGGCCTGCGACCTCTGCGCCGACGAATGCGACGCCCACGCCGGCATGCACGAGCACTGCCGCATCTGCCGCGACGCCTGCCGCACCTGCGCGGAGGCCTGCCGCGCGGCGGCGGAGGGCATGGCGCCGCGCGTGGTGATCTGA